The DNA region ACGACATCTTCTGCTCCACCTTATGCCCCGGCACCACCGCCAGCTTGTGGCGGAGCAACACCGACGCCGCCACCGACTTCATTTGCAAGTAAGCTAAATCTTTCCCTAAACAAATCCTGGGTCCGGCGTTAAAAGCAACAAATCTATAAGAATCATGCATCACAAACTTGTTACCATCCGAGCTTAGCCACCTCTCTGGTCGAAACTCTAGGCAATCTTCTCCCCACGTGGACCTCATTCTCCCAGTTGCATATATTGAATACGTGACCGAAGAACCAGCCGGAACAAATGTACCGTCCGGCAAAACATCGTCGGAGACAACGTGTTTTGAGTCTTCCGGTACTGATGGGTACAACCTTAGGGTTTCCGTCAACGCTGCTCTCAAATATATCAATCGGTCAAGCTCTTCGAACCCGAGCGGCTCCTCTACCCATTTCGCCACGTCATCTCCACGTGTCTCCATCAGGACGGCGCAAATCTCGCGCAGGACTTTCTCCTCGATTCTGGGGTTTTGGATCATCATGTAGAAGAACCAGCTGAGGGCGACCGATGACGTGTCGCGTCCAGCTAGGATGAAATTGAGCGCCACGTGTTGCAGGAACGAGTCCGAGTAGGACTCCTTTTTCGTCATGAACCTCGACAGCAAATCGTCGTGCGGGTTCCCATCCTTGTGCTGGCTCAGCAACTCGAGCTTACGGGCGTCGATCACACGGGATAGATACTCTTCTATGTGGACCAAGCTTCGGCTCAAGCTGACTTCCATCCCGAGCCGAAGCCATTTCCTGAGCCGCCAAAGAACCTCGGGGAAAATAAACCGTTGAAGCGAGGCTTCGGTGGCTCGGTCGAAAGCCGAAGCGAAGCCATTTTCGGGGAGCCCCGGAGCACAAGTCTCTGGGTCCTTTCCAAAGGCCAAGCCGCATATGTTATCAAAAGTGAGCCGGAGCATCAAGTCTTGAATATCAACCGGCTTGGCTTCGAGCTGGGCTGTCTTCAGAACCACGCAGAGCCTTTCCTTAATGGCTCGGTTGACCCAGCGAGCCATGGCTTGGCGCAGAGTCCTGGTGGTGAATTCCAGTGCGGCAGTCTTCCTCTGGAACAGCCACGTGTCGCCGTCGGAGTTGAAGATCCCGTCGCCGAGTAGGTCGTGGAACACGGCGTGCCACGTGGGCCCCTTCGGGTAGTTGGCGAACCGGGTCTTGAGAATGTGCTCCAGATTCTTCGGGTCGCACGTGACTGTCACGAGGCCTTGCTTTTTGGCGAGGAACGGAATCGCGCAGATGCAGGTTTGGTACGTGCCGCCACACGCGCGGAGATTGTCGCATATCCAGTCGTGTAAGCGGTCACAGTTCTCAACTAAGCCCGGAAGACTGCCCAATAGGGGCCAGACACCTGGACCCTTTAACGTCCGTGAGATGAATGTGAACCATAGTAGATACCCCGTGATCGCCGTTAAAAGCAGTAGAGCCGTGAACACATCCATAGTTGATAGTTTACTTTACactgaaaaaaaatgatgggaAAATGTTTCCCCGGAAAACCACGTATAGTTCCAACTTCAGAGGGAAGTAGAAAACGACATTtctgaaaagggaaaaaaaaaaagttctttttagAATTCCGCTTCTTCTTGAAGCAAAAGAATGAAGGAAAACGTTGGATATATAAAACTCACCCGGTATGTATATACTTGTTTTGAACCTGATATCTAACAACTTGACCAAAGAAGAAAAACGACGACTTGATTTTCcacacaataataatgatggGTCAATGACAAAGATGAGGTACCATTGTGGAGATAATGGAGTTCTTGGTGGGGAAAAGAAAGCAGAGTTGTTAAGGGATTTAAACCTAGAAATAATTAAGCGACAAGTGATTTACAGAGAGCAGAGGACTGGGAAGCAGAAGACACTATGACTAAGCAGTACAAAATGGAGTAATGTAGAAAGAGATTTATAGGTGAGGTTGCATTGAAAAGCAATAACTAATATGGCCAGACTGGTCATTGTTGACACGGTatcgtctctctctctctcattctctctctctctctctctctctctctcatgaaagCATCACAATTCACAAGTACTATAAATGCACGTACCGTGAGGTTGTTGAAACTTTTAAAGGATAATACAGCTATATATCTCAATTTGCAGAATGAAAAAACCACTAGCCGAAAAACCGCCAAAGGAAatgctctctctctatctctcactATTTCTCTCTGTCATGTGGTCCACCTAATTTGCAAGAGATAAAAGATGGATTTTAATTCATGCATTCAATGAAGAGGTATTAATGAAATTAGTTGAGGAACTAGGGCAAAGAAAACACGATgttaatggaaagaaaaaagaaaaagaaaaaaagagtgtcACGCACTCACGTTGTGTTTCAATAATCTGAGGATTCTGCAATAACTTTTAGAGTCTTAATGAAAATAGGGTTCTTTCATGTGCACTATAGTTAGGGTTGGGTGAGAAACTCACCAACAATTTATAGCTAGAGCGTTTGTATTTGcttttgtgacttttttttttctttatctgcGTACAGATTCTCGGTGGAGACAATTCCGGGGTATTCATCACAGAGCAGAGAGTTGACCACCCTTCTCTTttaatgcattgttataaataaaaaataaaaatgtgtgcCTTTCTCTGGTTTTAGTGGTATAGTGATACTGGCATGAAAAAAGTCAAAAGCTGCATTGGCACACACTTGTAGTTGGGCCATGACCTTGATTGTTGTACCATTCATAAGGTTGGCTGGCTCCCACCCCGGTGTTCTTCTGGGCTTCTTCTTTCGATGTCAGATACTGCAGTTGTTTGTTTAGCTCAAATTTTACACCCTCCTAAATTCAGCACCTCCTTACTTGGAGTTATTGGTTTtctggtttgtttgtttgtttattttttttatttttcttcctgtTGGAGTTGGGAGTGTTTAACTCCGATTTTGGAAAGTTTGGAAAGCTTGATGGTTTAATTCAGTGGGACTTAGAGCAACTACTTCTACCTTCTAAATATTCTGAATATCTTCTAATTTCATGTGTCTACAATATGTCTCATTTCCCTCAAAGATTTGGCTTagttaacaatatatatatataggaacaTAAATCCCAATCAGACCAA from Castanea sativa cultivar Marrone di Chiusa Pesio chromosome 6, ASM4071231v1 includes:
- the LOC142640541 gene encoding cytochrome P450 86A8-like, which encodes MDVFTALLLLTAITGYLLWFTFISRTLKGPGVWPLLGSLPGLVENCDRLHDWICDNLRACGGTYQTCICAIPFLAKKQGLVTVTCDPKNLEHILKTRFANYPKGPTWHAVFHDLLGDGIFNSDGDTWLFQRKTAALEFTTRTLRQAMARWVNRAIKERLCVVLKTAQLEAKPVDIQDLMLRLTFDNICGLAFGKDPETCAPGLPENGFASAFDRATEASLQRFIFPEVLWRLRKWLRLGMEVSLSRSLVHIEEYLSRVIDARKLELLSQHKDGNPHDDLLSRFMTKKESYSDSFLQHVALNFILAGRDTSSVALSWFFYMMIQNPRIEEKVLREICAVLMETRGDDVAKWVEEPLGFEELDRLIYLRAALTETLRLYPSVPEDSKHVVSDDVLPDGTFVPAGSSVTYSIYATGRMRSTWGEDCLEFRPERWLSSDGNKFVMHDSYRFVAFNAGPRICLGKDLAYLQMKSVAASVLLRHKLAVVPGHKVEQKMSLTLFMKYGLKVNVKHRDLQGIMASLKIERNNEGELLLHGKESVVAAVKCNGESCDRVDESSSEKMVGGVA